One segment of Micromonospora parathelypteridis DNA contains the following:
- a CDS encoding LOG family protein, with translation MAAICVFCASSRTIDQRWLDLAAETGAELARRGHTLVSGGGCVGMMGALVNGARSAGGRTVGVIPQALVDLEVADLASDELLVTDSMASRKTLMIDKSDAFLTLPGGLGTLDELFEVWTTATLALHSKPMVLIDTGGFYRPLLDWLDKLADQRFLKPAGRDLLTVAPSIPQALDALESRLT, from the coding sequence ATGGCGGCGATCTGCGTCTTCTGTGCCTCCTCCCGCACCATCGACCAGCGCTGGTTGGACCTGGCCGCCGAGACCGGAGCCGAGTTGGCCCGGCGCGGGCACACGTTGGTCAGTGGTGGTGGCTGCGTCGGCATGATGGGCGCGCTGGTGAACGGCGCCCGCTCCGCCGGTGGGCGCACCGTGGGGGTGATCCCACAGGCGCTGGTCGATCTGGAGGTCGCCGACCTGGCCTCGGATGAGCTTCTGGTGACCGACTCGATGGCCAGCCGCAAGACCCTGATGATCGACAAGTCGGACGCGTTCCTCACCCTGCCCGGCGGGCTGGGCACCCTGGACGAGTTGTTCGAGGTCTGGACCACCGCGACCCTCGCCCTGCACTCCAAGCCGATGGTGCTGATCGACACCGGCGGGTTCTACCGCCCCCTGCTGGACTGGCTGGACAAGCTGGCCGACCAACGCTTCCTCAAACCCGCCGGCCGCGACCTCCTGACAGTGGCACCCTCAATCCCCCAGGCCCTGGACGCCCTGGAGTCCCGCCTGACCTGA
- a CDS encoding LOG family protein, which produces MSQSNGREAGRGPGRERHRGAVTLRRGAIPSSTADQRLLDSRGRGDWKTRDAWRALRILSEFVEGFDTLADLPPAVSVFGSARSGPDSAECRLAEQVGGALARAGYAVITGGGPGVMEAANRGASEAGGLSVGLGIELPFEQGINEWVDLAIDFRYFFARKTMFVKYAQAFVVLPGGFGTMDELFEALTLVQTGKVTRFPVVLMGVAYWQGLLDWMRDTMAADGKVGPVDLELICLTDDVNAAVRYIVEAEAALSVEQEAVRDEAVARTGADQQAAAEQAADQPRDN; this is translated from the coding sequence ATGAGCCAGAGCAACGGGCGGGAGGCCGGTCGCGGTCCGGGACGGGAGCGGCACCGGGGCGCGGTCACGCTGCGCAGAGGTGCGATCCCGAGCAGCACCGCCGACCAGCGGTTGCTGGATTCACGTGGGCGGGGCGACTGGAAGACCAGGGACGCCTGGCGCGCGCTGCGCATCCTCTCCGAGTTCGTCGAAGGCTTCGACACTCTCGCCGACCTGCCTCCGGCGGTCAGCGTGTTCGGTTCCGCCCGCAGCGGACCGGACAGCGCGGAGTGCCGGCTGGCCGAGCAGGTGGGCGGCGCACTGGCCCGGGCCGGCTACGCGGTGATCACCGGGGGTGGGCCGGGGGTGATGGAGGCGGCCAACCGCGGCGCCAGCGAGGCCGGCGGGCTCTCCGTCGGGCTCGGCATCGAGCTTCCGTTCGAGCAGGGCATCAACGAGTGGGTCGACCTGGCCATCGACTTCCGCTACTTCTTCGCCCGCAAGACCATGTTCGTCAAGTACGCGCAGGCGTTCGTCGTGCTGCCCGGTGGGTTCGGCACCATGGACGAGCTGTTCGAGGCGCTCACCCTGGTGCAGACCGGCAAGGTCACCCGGTTCCCGGTGGTGCTGATGGGGGTCGCCTACTGGCAGGGCCTGCTCGACTGGATGCGCGACACGATGGCCGCCGACGGCAAGGTCGGGCCGGTCGACCTGGAGCTGATCTGCCTGACCGACGACGTCAACGCCGCGGTCCGGTACATCGTCGAGGCCGAGGCCGCACTCTCCGTCGAGCAGGAGGCGGTCCGCGACGAGGCTGTCGCCCGTACCGGCGCCGACCAGCAGGCCGCCGCCGAGCAGGCAGCCGACCAGCCGAGGGACAACTGA
- the dapE gene encoding succinyl-diaminopimelate desuccinylase, which produces MENPLTPEVLADPVQLTRALVDIESVSLNEKVIADCVEEVLRGVPHLTTHRHGNTVMARTDLGRSQRVVLAGHLDTVPLNNNFPSTMRGDLMYGCGTSDMKSGVAYALHLAVTLPDPRYDVTYFFYEAEEIESRYNGLNLVAQAYPEWLEADFAVLLEPTYGIVEAGCQGTMRAIVTTAGERAHAARSWHGVNAIHAAGEVLRRLQTYEARRVTIDGCDYREGMNAVRIVGGVAGNVIPDRCEIEVNYRYAPDRDPAAAEEHLREVFAGFEVVVTDAAAGAAPGLEAAPAKEFLAAVGAAPIGKLGWTDVARFAAMGIPALNFGPGDPNLAHHKDEHVEISKIRDGAATLHRWLAPA; this is translated from the coding sequence ATGGAGAACCCGCTGACCCCCGAGGTCCTCGCCGATCCGGTGCAGCTGACCCGCGCTCTGGTCGACATAGAGTCCGTGTCCCTCAACGAGAAGGTGATCGCCGACTGTGTCGAAGAGGTGCTGCGGGGCGTACCGCACCTGACCACCCACCGGCACGGCAACACCGTGATGGCGCGCACCGATCTTGGTCGGTCGCAGCGCGTCGTGCTGGCCGGGCACCTCGACACGGTGCCGTTGAACAACAACTTCCCGTCGACCATGCGCGGCGACCTGATGTACGGCTGCGGCACCTCGGACATGAAGTCCGGCGTCGCGTACGCGCTGCACCTGGCGGTGACGCTGCCCGACCCGCGCTACGACGTGACGTACTTCTTCTACGAGGCCGAGGAGATCGAGTCGCGGTACAACGGGCTCAACCTGGTCGCCCAGGCGTACCCGGAGTGGCTGGAGGCGGACTTCGCGGTGCTGCTGGAGCCGACGTACGGCATCGTCGAGGCGGGCTGCCAGGGCACCATGCGGGCCATCGTGACGACGGCGGGTGAGCGGGCGCACGCGGCGCGCTCCTGGCACGGGGTGAACGCCATCCACGCGGCCGGTGAGGTGCTGCGGCGCCTCCAGACGTACGAGGCGCGCCGGGTCACGATCGATGGGTGCGACTACCGCGAGGGCATGAACGCCGTGCGGATCGTCGGCGGCGTCGCCGGCAACGTGATCCCCGATCGCTGCGAGATCGAGGTCAACTACCGGTACGCGCCGGATCGCGACCCGGCGGCTGCGGAGGAGCACCTGCGGGAGGTGTTCGCTGGCTTCGAGGTGGTGGTGACCGACGCGGCGGCCGGTGCCGCCCCCGGGCTCGAGGCGGCTCCGGCGAAGGAGTTCCTGGCTGCGGTGGGCGCGGCGCCGATCGGCAAGCTGGGCTGGACGGACGTGGCCCGGTTCGCGGCGATGGGTATCCCCGCGCTGAACTTCGGTCCGGGTGACCCCAACCTCGCCCACCACAAGGACGAGCACGTCGAGATCAGCAAGATCCGTGATGGCGCGGCAACCCTGCACCGCTGGCTGGCCCCGGCCTGA
- the dapD gene encoding 2,3,4,5-tetrahydropyridine-2,6-dicarboxylate N-succinyltransferase, with amino-acid sequence MTSADSAWGIGLATVTADEQVLDTWYPTGKLGLGELPLVAGEDKSDVLDLPPAALGDRSLPGLRTVQVVTVIGSLDDPIKDAPDAYLRLHLLSHRLVRPNQLNLDGIFGKLANVAWTSAGPCPPERVDELRVIERAAGRHLAVYGVDKFPRMTDYVVPAGVRIADADRVRLGAHLAAGTTVMHEGFVNFNAGTVGTSMVEGRIVQGVLVGDGSDIGGGASIMGTLSGGGTDRISIGERSLVGANAGVGISLGDDCVVEAGCYITAASKITLPDGRVVKGRELSGVDGLLFWRNSVTGALEARPRTGRGIELNAALHAND; translated from the coding sequence GTGACGTCCGCAGATTCCGCCTGGGGCATCGGCCTGGCCACGGTCACCGCAGACGAGCAGGTGCTCGACACCTGGTACCCGACCGGCAAGCTGGGCCTGGGCGAGCTGCCGCTGGTCGCCGGTGAGGACAAGTCGGACGTGCTCGACCTGCCGCCGGCCGCGCTCGGGGACCGGTCACTGCCCGGTCTGCGTACCGTCCAGGTGGTCACCGTGATCGGCTCGCTGGACGACCCGATCAAGGACGCCCCGGACGCGTACCTCCGGTTGCACCTGCTCTCCCACCGGCTGGTCCGACCCAACCAGCTCAACCTCGACGGCATCTTCGGCAAGCTGGCCAACGTGGCCTGGACGTCCGCCGGGCCGTGCCCCCCGGAGCGGGTGGACGAGCTGCGCGTGATCGAGCGGGCAGCCGGCCGCCACCTGGCGGTCTACGGGGTGGACAAGTTCCCCCGGATGACCGACTACGTGGTCCCCGCCGGGGTGCGGATCGCCGACGCCGACCGGGTCCGCCTCGGCGCGCACCTGGCCGCCGGCACCACCGTGATGCACGAGGGCTTCGTGAATTTCAACGCCGGCACCGTCGGCACCTCGATGGTCGAGGGGCGGATCGTGCAGGGCGTGCTGGTCGGCGACGGTTCCGACATCGGCGGCGGGGCTTCCATCATGGGCACCCTCTCCGGCGGCGGCACCGACCGGATCAGCATCGGCGAGCGGAGCCTGGTCGGCGCGAACGCCGGCGTCGGGATCTCGCTCGGCGACGACTGTGTGGTCGAGGCCGGCTGCTACATCACCGCCGCGTCGAAGATCACGCTCCCCGACGGCCGGGTGGTCAAGGGCCGGGAGCTGTCCGGCGTCGACGGCCTGCTGTTCTGGCGCAACTCGGTGACCGGCGCGTTGGAGGCCCGGCCGCGTACCGGCCGGGGCATCGAGCTCAACGCCGCCCTGCACGCCAACGACTGA
- a CDS encoding S8 family serine peptidase, with product MTTAVTAVAALVLGTPAAAVASPPATTTNTAPAAAPRTAVGAATTTKTVTLLTGDRITVTASGSAAVQPGPGRTHLRFLTSRERGHLTVLPQDALPLVRSGRVDRRLFDVTGLIAAGYDDARRDHLPLLVTGAAGERQRAAAVPTGLTVTAQLPAIDGVAARADKGRASAIWATLTGTSAGARVGTAGGADRIWLDGRRRVTLDHSVPQIGAPAAHQAGFTGQGVRVAVLDTGVDADHPDLTGRVAESRNFSAVPEAADTVGHGTHVASIIAGSGAASGGKYRGVAPDATLLSGKVCEDQGCSDSAILAGMQWAAVDQHADVVNMSLTGPDTPDVDPLEAAIETLTAQTGALFVISAGNDGSDGSVGSPGTADSALSVGAVDRDDALADFSSRGPRVGDGGLKPDITAPGVEIVAARGDGTELGAPVGEEYVTLSGTSMAAPHVTGAVALLAQQHSGWAGAQLKATLMASAKPHPEQTAFQQGAGRVDVARAITQRVVSDPVSVSFGQPAWPHDDDTPVARKVGWHNDSPDLITLDLTLEVTGPDGQPAPAGMFTLAAGQVTVPAGGDAGTTVTADTRLGDADGHWTGRIVARSGTAVAVTPLAVNREVESYTLTVEHLNRAGERTSDHWTTLLGLDTFGFWDLISPDGVATVRLPKGHYGLNGLVFEPAPEGEQGGMSMLAQPEVTIDRDTRIVVDARRAKPIRMTVPDRSAAPQLIDVSGNFTADDGSGYGIGLWADTFTGLTSGQLGKPVSADRFVATISSQWIKPDTANSPYLYALAEAIPRRMPTGFVRDYTRRDLATVVHRFRGGYPGLEAERTVYPALEYNVGGSALVLPTVVPGQRVEHYNTKNVKWESEIYFGTRDEEGWLNPRAALFSTPTAYRAGRTVSEVWNQAPYAPSFPTPHWPHQSVTRVGDAISVDVPMFSDAAGHPGGSLSDSERTELWRAGKLVGESEYAGYGEFTVPPGRADYRLVVSSKRSFTDLSTEVESSWTFRSGHVAGDTPARLPLSAVGFAPPLRVDNSAPAGEDFVVPVRVQRQPGAQAARVEKLAVDVSYDGGKTWGKAKLVRTSADGWSALLRHPAGTGHVSLRATARDSAGNTVTQRIIQAYRLR from the coding sequence TTGACCACCGCAGTCACCGCCGTAGCAGCCCTCGTCCTGGGCACTCCGGCGGCCGCCGTGGCCAGCCCACCCGCCACCACCACCAACACCGCCCCGGCCGCCGCCCCGCGCACCGCGGTCGGCGCCGCCACCACGACGAAGACCGTCACCCTGCTCACCGGCGACCGGATCACCGTCACCGCGTCCGGGTCCGCCGCCGTCCAGCCTGGCCCCGGTCGTACTCATCTGCGCTTCCTCACCAGCCGCGAACGCGGCCACCTCACCGTGCTGCCGCAGGACGCCCTGCCGCTGGTCCGCTCCGGCCGGGTCGACCGGCGACTGTTCGACGTGACCGGGCTGATCGCCGCCGGTTACGACGACGCCCGCCGCGACCACCTGCCGCTGCTGGTCACCGGTGCCGCGGGCGAGCGGCAGCGCGCCGCGGCAGTACCCACCGGGCTGACCGTCACCGCGCAGTTGCCCGCGATCGACGGTGTCGCCGCGAGGGCCGACAAGGGGCGGGCCTCGGCGATCTGGGCGACGCTCACCGGCACCAGCGCCGGCGCCCGGGTCGGCACGGCGGGGGGTGCCGACCGGATCTGGCTCGACGGCCGCCGACGGGTCACCCTGGACCACAGCGTGCCGCAGATCGGCGCGCCAGCGGCGCACCAGGCCGGGTTCACCGGCCAGGGTGTCCGCGTCGCGGTGCTGGACACCGGGGTCGACGCCGACCACCCCGACCTGACCGGCCGGGTCGCGGAATCGCGTAATTTCAGCGCGGTCCCCGAGGCGGCCGACACGGTCGGCCACGGCACCCACGTCGCCTCGATCATCGCGGGCAGCGGCGCCGCCTCCGGCGGCAAGTACCGGGGCGTCGCCCCGGACGCCACGCTGCTCTCCGGCAAGGTCTGCGAGGACCAGGGCTGCTCGGATTCGGCGATCCTGGCCGGCATGCAGTGGGCTGCCGTCGACCAGCACGCCGACGTGGTCAACATGAGTCTGACCGGGCCCGACACACCCGACGTCGACCCGCTGGAGGCGGCGATCGAGACGCTGACCGCGCAGACCGGCGCGCTCTTCGTGATCTCCGCCGGCAACGACGGCTCGGACGGGTCGGTCGGCTCCCCGGGCACGGCGGACTCCGCGCTGTCGGTGGGCGCGGTGGACCGCGACGACGCGTTGGCCGACTTCTCCAGCCGCGGTCCCCGCGTTGGCGACGGCGGGCTGAAGCCGGACATCACCGCTCCCGGGGTGGAGATCGTCGCCGCCCGCGGTGACGGCACGGAGCTCGGCGCGCCGGTGGGGGAGGAGTACGTCACGCTCTCCGGCACCTCGATGGCCGCCCCGCACGTCACCGGTGCGGTGGCGCTGCTCGCCCAGCAGCACTCCGGCTGGGCGGGGGCCCAGCTCAAGGCCACCCTGATGGCCTCGGCGAAGCCGCACCCGGAGCAGACCGCCTTCCAACAGGGTGCCGGCCGGGTCGACGTGGCCAGGGCGATCACCCAGCGGGTCGTCAGCGACCCGGTCAGCGTTTCCTTCGGACAACCGGCGTGGCCGCACGACGACGACACCCCGGTCGCCCGCAAGGTCGGCTGGCACAACGACAGCCCCGACCTGATCACCCTGGACCTGACCCTCGAAGTCACCGGACCCGATGGGCAGCCGGCCCCCGCCGGCATGTTCACCCTCGCGGCTGGCCAGGTCACCGTGCCGGCCGGTGGCGACGCCGGCACCACGGTCACCGCGGACACCCGCCTCGGCGACGCCGACGGTCACTGGACCGGGCGGATCGTGGCCCGGTCCGGGACGGCGGTCGCGGTCACCCCGCTGGCCGTGAACCGGGAGGTGGAGAGCTACACGCTGACCGTAGAGCACCTGAACCGCGCCGGCGAGCGCACCTCGGACCACTGGACCACCCTGCTCGGGCTGGACACCTTTGGCTTCTGGGACCTCATCAGCCCCGACGGGGTGGCCACCGTGCGGCTGCCCAAGGGGCACTACGGCCTGAACGGCCTCGTCTTCGAGCCCGCGCCGGAGGGTGAGCAGGGCGGGATGTCCATGTTGGCGCAGCCCGAAGTGACAATCGACCGGGACACCCGGATCGTCGTGGACGCCCGCCGGGCCAAGCCGATACGGATGACCGTTCCGGACCGGAGCGCCGCCCCGCAACTGATCGACGTCAGCGGCAACTTCACGGCCGACGACGGCAGCGGATACGGCATCGGGCTCTGGGCGGACACGTTCACCGGCCTGACCAGCGGTCAACTCGGCAAGCCGGTCTCCGCCGACCGGTTCGTCGCCACCATCAGCAGCCAGTGGATCAAGCCGGACACGGCCAACAGCCCGTACCTGTACGCGCTGGCCGAAGCGATCCCTCGCCGGATGCCCACGGGGTTCGTCCGCGACTACACCCGACGGGACCTGGCCACCGTCGTGCACCGGTTCCGCGGTGGCTACCCGGGCCTGGAGGCCGAGCGGACCGTGTACCCCGCGCTGGAGTACAACGTCGGCGGCTCCGCGCTGGTCCTGCCCACCGTCGTGCCCGGCCAGCGGGTCGAGCACTACAACACCAAGAATGTGAAGTGGGAATCCGAGATCTACTTCGGAACGCGGGACGAGGAAGGCTGGTTGAACCCGCGGGCGGCGCTCTTCTCCACCCCCACCGCGTACCGGGCCGGGCGGACGGTTTCGGAGGTCTGGAACCAGGCCCCGTACGCGCCGTCCTTCCCGACTCCGCACTGGCCGCACCAGAGCGTCACCCGGGTCGGCGACGCCATCTCGGTCGACGTGCCGATGTTCAGCGACGCGGCCGGGCACCCGGGCGGCTCGCTGAGCGACAGCGAGCGAACCGAGCTCTGGCGTGCTGGCAAGTTGGTCGGCGAGAGCGAGTACGCCGGCTACGGAGAGTTCACCGTGCCGCCGGGCAGGGCGGACTACCGGCTCGTCGTGTCGTCGAAGCGTAGCTTCACCGACCTGAGCACCGAGGTGGAATCCAGCTGGACCTTCCGGTCGGGGCACGTCGCCGGTGACACGCCGGCCCGACTGCCCCTGTCGGCGGTGGGCTTCGCGCCGCCGTTGCGGGTCGACAACAGCGCGCCCGCCGGTGAGGACTTCGTCGTCCCGGTGCGGGTGCAGCGGCAGCCCGGCGCACAGGCCGCCCGGGTGGAGAAGCTCGCTGTCGACGTCTCGTACGACGGCGGGAAGACCTGGGGCAAGGCGAAGCTGGTCCGTACCTCCGCCGACGGCTGGTCGGCCCTGTTGCGCCATCCAGCCGGCACCGGCCACGTTTCGCTGCGGGCCACCGCCCGGGACTCCGCCGGTAACACGGTGACGCAACGAATCATCCAGGCGTACCGGTTGCGCTGA
- a CDS encoding sugar O-acetyltransferase yields the protein MTSMKDRMLAGEPYLADDPEIIADLDRAARLMERFNTSAAADPQARLAALRDLLGELGEGTWIRPPFYCDYGWQTRIGPRSFVNYNAVFLDVAPITIGADVQIGPNVQLLTPTHPVEPGPRRDKWEAAKPITIGDNAWLGGGAIVLAGVSIGANTVVGAGAVVTRDLPANVVAVGNPARPVRELD from the coding sequence GTGACCTCCATGAAGGACCGGATGCTCGCCGGCGAGCCCTACCTCGCTGACGATCCAGAGATCATCGCCGACCTGGACCGGGCCGCTCGGTTGATGGAACGCTTCAACACCAGTGCCGCGGCCGACCCGCAGGCCCGCCTCGCGGCACTCCGCGACCTCCTCGGCGAGCTGGGCGAGGGCACCTGGATCCGCCCGCCGTTCTACTGCGACTACGGCTGGCAGACCCGCATCGGGCCACGCAGCTTCGTCAACTACAACGCGGTCTTCCTCGACGTCGCACCAATCACCATCGGCGCGGACGTCCAGATCGGACCCAACGTGCAGCTGCTCACCCCGACCCACCCGGTGGAGCCGGGCCCGCGCCGCGACAAGTGGGAGGCCGCCAAGCCGATCACCATCGGCGACAACGCCTGGCTCGGCGGCGGGGCCATCGTGCTGGCCGGGGTGTCAATCGGCGCGAACACCGTCGTCGGCGCGGGCGCGGTGGTAACCCGGGACCTACCCGCCAACGTGGTCGCCGTCGGCAACCCCGCCCGGCCGGTCCGCGAACTGGACTGA
- a CDS encoding nucleoside/nucleotide kinase family protein has product MPPAQVLSVDELVERALALAEAGPRQLLGIAGAPGAGKSTLAEQVVAALGATARLVPMDGFHLAQSQLARLGRADRKGARDTFDANGYVSLLRRLRRLEPTSVYAPEFRRELEEPVAGSIEVPPSVRLVVTEGNYLLLPDFPWQEVRTLLHEVWFLDLDAELRQRRLTARHEAFGRSPEQAREWALGSDEANAALITPTADRADLVVRLPDPPAA; this is encoded by the coding sequence ATGCCACCGGCTCAGGTGTTGTCCGTCGACGAATTGGTGGAACGGGCGTTGGCGCTGGCCGAGGCGGGCCCGCGACAACTGCTGGGCATCGCCGGTGCGCCGGGCGCTGGAAAGTCCACGCTGGCCGAGCAGGTCGTGGCCGCCCTCGGGGCGACGGCCCGGCTCGTGCCGATGGACGGCTTCCACCTGGCGCAGTCCCAGCTGGCCCGGTTGGGCCGCGCGGACCGCAAGGGTGCGAGGGACACCTTCGACGCCAACGGGTACGTCTCGCTGCTGCGCCGGTTACGCCGGCTGGAGCCCACCTCGGTGTACGCGCCGGAGTTTCGCCGGGAGTTGGAGGAGCCGGTGGCCGGCTCGATCGAGGTGCCGCCGTCGGTTCGGTTGGTGGTGACGGAGGGCAACTACCTGCTGCTGCCGGACTTCCCGTGGCAGGAGGTGCGGACGCTGTTGCACGAGGTGTGGTTCCTCGATCTGGACGCTGAGCTGCGCCAGCGTCGGCTGACCGCCCGCCACGAGGCCTTCGGGCGCTCGCCGGAACAGGCGCGTGAGTGGGCGCTGGGCAGTGACGAGGCCAACGCGGCCCTGATCACCCCCACCGCCGACCGGGCCGACCTGGTGGTCCGCCTGCCCGATCCGCCGGCGGCCTGA
- a CDS encoding SIMPL domain-containing protein — protein MAVDSPVVQVRGEAYREVPPELARFAVTATARDRDREATLTRLAERAAAIRVLLDGSGPAVARRETGDLRVRPETRRSGERVVAWHGSVTTTVTVTDFTALGELMLRLADQDQVEVAGPWWELRPDSPAHREARQAAIRDALVRAREYAEALGAQVTSLLELADAGPADRPMFARAAFAGGGGSGGGPPELELDPQPQTVQAAVQARFTISAPVLD, from the coding sequence ATGGCGGTGGACAGTCCGGTGGTGCAGGTGCGCGGCGAAGCGTACCGGGAGGTGCCGCCCGAGCTGGCCCGTTTCGCGGTCACCGCGACAGCGCGGGATCGGGACCGCGAGGCCACCCTGACCCGGCTGGCCGAGCGTGCCGCCGCCATCCGGGTGCTGCTGGACGGCTCCGGGCCGGCGGTGGCGCGGCGGGAGACCGGCGACCTGCGGGTGCGACCGGAGACCCGGCGCTCGGGCGAGCGGGTGGTCGCCTGGCACGGCAGCGTGACCACCACGGTCACCGTCACCGACTTCACCGCCCTCGGCGAGCTGATGCTCCGGTTGGCCGATCAGGATCAGGTCGAGGTGGCCGGGCCCTGGTGGGAGCTTCGCCCGGACAGCCCCGCGCACCGCGAGGCCCGACAGGCCGCGATCCGCGACGCGTTGGTGCGGGCCCGGGAGTACGCCGAGGCGCTCGGTGCCCAGGTCACGTCATTGCTTGAGCTGGCCGACGCCGGTCCGGCTGACCGGCCGATGTTCGCCCGTGCGGCGTTCGCCGGCGGCGGCGGCTCGGGTGGTGGGCCGCCGGAGCTTGAGCTGGACCCACAACCGCAGACCGTGCAGGCGGCCGTGCAGGCGAGGTTCACGATCAGCGCGCCGGTCCTCGACTGA
- a CDS encoding prephenate dehydrogenase, with product MVDRPGARVRVAVIGTGLIGGSVLLRLADAGLDVAGWDPDPATRDRAQGRGVVAPATIEQTVADRDLVFLCGPLPTLPDTLARVAELTAPGCVLTDVGSTKVEVAEAADRLGLTDRFVPGHPMAGAESAGLTAASPALLAGAAWVLCPMPGAATDAFRWLTGLLVELFGARVVPMSAPAHDSAAALASHVPHLLAGALAGATQRAPLRDAVLALAAGSFSDGTRVAGTPAERTANMLLGNRDRVLHELAEVRAFLDGLAAELRADDAPALIARYTEARAARLALVDRRFVGQAREFPAGGDHDAEVTWLRGLGDAGGHLTGCRIGPDAVSYTARLPVAD from the coding sequence ATGGTGGACAGGCCCGGTGCGCGGGTGCGGGTGGCCGTGATCGGCACCGGCCTGATCGGTGGATCCGTGCTGCTGCGCCTGGCCGACGCGGGCCTGGACGTGGCGGGTTGGGACCCGGACCCGGCGACCCGTGATCGCGCCCAGGGTCGGGGGGTGGTCGCCCCGGCCACGATCGAGCAGACCGTGGCCGATCGGGACCTGGTCTTCCTCTGCGGCCCGCTGCCCACCCTCCCGGACACCCTGGCCCGGGTGGCCGAGCTGACCGCGCCGGGCTGCGTGCTCACCGATGTCGGCAGCACCAAGGTCGAGGTGGCCGAGGCGGCTGACCGGCTCGGGCTCACCGACCGGTTCGTGCCGGGGCATCCGATGGCGGGCGCGGAGTCGGCTGGCCTGACTGCCGCCTCGCCGGCCCTGCTGGCCGGTGCCGCCTGGGTGCTCTGCCCGATGCCGGGCGCCGCGACGGACGCCTTCCGCTGGCTGACCGGGCTGCTGGTGGAGTTGTTCGGTGCGCGGGTCGTGCCGATGTCCGCGCCGGCACACGACTCGGCGGCCGCGCTCGCCTCACACGTGCCGCACCTGCTGGCCGGCGCGTTGGCCGGGGCGACGCAACGGGCGCCGCTGCGCGACGCGGTGCTGGCGCTGGCGGCGGGCAGCTTCTCCGATGGCACGCGGGTCGCCGGCACACCAGCGGAGCGGACCGCGAACATGCTGCTCGGCAACCGCGACCGCGTGCTGCACGAGCTGGCCGAGGTCCGCGCGTTCCTGGACGGGCTGGCCGCGGAGCTGCGGGCCGACGACGCGCCCGCGCTCATCGCGCGCTACACCGAGGCCAGGGCGGCCCGGTTGGCGCTGGTGGACCGACGGTTCGTCGGTCAGGCTCGGGAGTTCCCGGCCGGCGGCGACCATGACGCCGAGGTGACCTGGCTGCGCGGTCTGGGCGACGCCGGGGGGCACCTGACCGGGTGTCGGATCGGCCCGGACGCCGTCTCCTACACCGCGCGGCTCCCGGTGGCTGACTAG
- a CDS encoding DUF4034 domain-containing protein has protein sequence MWPFRRSSKQVAAPTLTVDPAEGDPTARALREAGERRDWGAIRELLTPVTDPDEHAFYVSAVADVDGLQDWIGEWIEAEPRSTLPVLVRGAHAVYWAWEARTSARASQVSEDQFKEFWRRLRLAENCLDEVIGRDPDDTTARTFLVTSARGRQVDRDEANRRFDEVVTRHPWHRIAHEQMLQYRCRKWYGSHDEMFEFAREAVAKSPAGSALGHLVVVAHLEKWLDLPVGEDEEYLDDDAVRAELSAAADHSVRHPDYRRGPGWASVHNTFAMGFSKVGDLRSAAGQFEVIGDQVTAWPWQYINRNPVIPFIAWRDDAMAAED, from the coding sequence ATGTGGCCGTTCCGGCGTAGCAGCAAGCAGGTGGCGGCGCCCACGCTGACCGTGGACCCGGCGGAGGGTGACCCGACCGCGCGGGCACTGCGGGAGGCCGGCGAGCGGCGGGACTGGGGTGCCATCCGGGAACTGCTCACCCCCGTGACCGATCCGGACGAGCACGCCTTCTATGTCTCGGCGGTCGCCGACGTCGACGGCCTGCAGGACTGGATCGGTGAGTGGATCGAGGCTGAGCCACGGTCGACGCTGCCGGTGCTGGTCCGTGGGGCGCACGCGGTGTACTGGGCCTGGGAGGCCCGCACCAGCGCCCGGGCCTCGCAGGTGAGCGAGGATCAGTTCAAGGAGTTCTGGCGGCGGCTGCGGTTGGCCGAGAACTGCCTGGACGAGGTGATCGGCCGCGACCCGGACGACACCACGGCGCGTACCTTCCTGGTCACCTCGGCACGCGGCCGTCAGGTGGACCGGGACGAGGCGAACCGGCGTTTCGACGAGGTGGTCACCCGGCACCCGTGGCACCGGATCGCGCACGAGCAGATGCTGCAGTACCGCTGCCGCAAGTGGTACGGCAGCCACGACGAGATGTTCGAGTTCGCCCGGGAGGCGGTGGCGAAGTCGCCCGCCGGCTCGGCGCTCGGGCACCTGGTCGTCGTCGCGCACCTGGAGAAGTGGCTGGACCTGCCGGTCGGCGAGGACGAAGAGTACCTGGACGACGACGCGGTGCGTGCCGAACTCAGCGCCGCCGCCGACCACTCGGTGCGCCACCCCGACTACCGGCGCGGGCCGGGCTGGGCGAGCGTGCACAACACCTTCGCGATGGGTTTCTCGAAGGTCGGAGACCTGCGATCCGCCGCCGGCCAGTTCGAGGTGATCGGTGATCAGGTGACCGCCTGGCCCTGGCAGTACATCAACAGGAACCCGGTGATCCCGTTCATCGCGTGGCGCGACGACGCGATGGCCGCCGAGGACTGA